GCCTACCTGACAGGCGGTACGTTTTAGATTTACGGCCGTATGCGCAATGGCTTCGGTTAAAGGTACCGGCCCTGTACCAATCGGAAATACCGCATCGAAATAGTGGAAATCTTTTAAATTTAAATCAACTGGCATTTGCCCGGCCAAGGCAACCACCGGAATTTTTAAATTTTTTGCCAATTTAGCTACACCGTAGGGCCCTTTACCGGCTAAAGTTTGCTCGTCCAGGCCTCCTTCGGCGGTTATCAGTAAATCGGCATTGTTAAGTAATTCCCGGAAATTGGTTTTCTGTAGGATGTATTCTGTACCGGGCACCAGCTTAGCATTTAAAATAGCGGCTAACCCGGCGGCAGTTCCTCCGGCGGCTCCACCGTGGGGCAAATGCGCTATTTGCTTATTAAATTGCTGCTGAATGATTTGAGCTAGGTTAGTTAGGGCATTTTCGAGTAAAACCACTGCCTTTTCGTCGGCGCCTTTTTGCGGCCCAAATACGAAGGCAGCTCCCTTGGGGCCAAGCAAAGGATTATCGACATCGCACACTACGGTAATTTCACAAGTTTCTAATCGGGAATCGAGTTCTGTTAAGTCTATCCGGGCTAGTTGCCGCAAAGAGGCCGCACCAGGCGGTAGTTGCTGATCTTGTTCATCGTAAAATTGAACGCCTAAAGCTTGCAGCAAGCCGGTACCACCATCTACAGTGGCACTATTGCCTACGCCTATTAAAATTTCCTGAACTCCAGCGTCCAGAGCGGCTTTTACTAATTGCCCTGTACCATAGGTAGAAGCTTGCAAGGGATCAGGTTCTGTGCTAGTCAGGTGTTTTAACCCGGAAGCTTGCGCCAACTCTATTACGGCGGTTTTCCCTTGGTTAACTAAGCCAAATGTTGCGGTAATTGGCCGGAGTAATGGATCCAGCACGGCCACCTGCCGGTAAGTTCCCTGCCAATGGTTTACCAGAATTTCCAGCATGCCTTCTCCCCCATCGGCCACCGGAAAAATGAAGTAAGTAGCGTCTATATTACTTTCTTCCAGACCCGCTTTTATAGCGTTTGCCACTTCTAAACCCGAAAGGCTGTGCTTAAAAGCATTGGGAGAGATTACTACGTGCATTTGTTGAAGATTATTTATTCAAAAATTAAATTTTTTAAAATTAATTGGGTTGAGGTTAGATTTATGAATGAACTCCATCTATTTTAAAAAAATCCCGGATATTCTGCAGTACTTTATCCATGAGCAATATGCGGGCTTCGTGGCTGGACCAGGCAATGTGTGGGGTTAATACCAGTTTAGCCGGATTGTTAATTTTCAACAACGGGTTATCGGGTTTAATAGGCTCAGCGGCAAACACATCTAAACCGGCCCCGGCAATCAAATCATCGTTTAAAGCTTTTGCTAAGTCGTTTTCATCGACAATGCCACCCCGCCCCACATTAATGAGCAAGGCTGATTTTTTCATTTGCTGCAGTTGCGGATAAGCCATTAAGTTGCGCGTTTTTCCGGATAAGGGAGCATGAATAGAAATAATGTCGGAGGTAGCTAAAAATTCATTTAGCTCCAACCTTTCATAATCCGGGTTATGGTTTTTGCCGGACGTAGAGTAATAAACGACTTTGGCCCCGAAAGCTGCAGCAATTTTAGCTACTTGCCGGCCAATGTTGCCTAAGCCAATAATACCAAATTGTTTACCGCTAATTTCAAAGTAAGAAGGACCCAGGTGGGTAAAGATATCGGACTCCGAATAACCACCCAATTTAACATAATTATCAAAATAAGGTATATTATTTATTAATTGCAGCAGCAAAGCAAAAGTAAGTTGCGCTACGCTGTGCGTAGAATAATCAACAGCATTCTTTACGGTAATATTTAAATCCTGAGCTGCGGTTAAATCTATGTTGTTCATGCCGGTAGCCGCCACGCAAATTAATTTTAAATTCGGGCTGTTTTCCAGCGTATCCTTATCCAGAACTACTTTATTGGTAATAACTACATCCTGATCTTTTACGCGGGCCAAGGTTTCTGATGGATCTGTAGTTGCGTATAAACTTACCTCCCCGAACTCACGCAGTTTTTCCAGGTTCGGAATATCGCCCATGGTTTTGGTATCTAAAAAGGCAATCTTCATAAAATTTAAAAAATTAGCTGAGGCAACAATCTACAAATAAAAATTCTTATGGTTAATTCTAAAAATCCGAAAGCTATTGACGTATTTAAAAGAAGCGCGAACCAAGAAAATAATTTATCAAAGCCCACGCTACGCACCTTGGTTAGCGGCAATTTCTTGCAATAACTGTTCGTCGGAGTAGGCCTCGAGCCAGTTTTTAGGTAACTGCAACCGTACGGTTTGGGCGCCGCCGCTGGGGGTGCAAACAACCGGTACTTCGCCGTTTTCACTTTCACTTAAATCGTTAGCTTTTTCGGCGGCTTTACTATTAACAGCAGCATAAGCCTGCACGCAAGTCCAGGTGGTATTATCGATAGCGGTAACTTCTCTTTGTTTCATGTGAGGTTTATATTGTTAGAAACTAAGCATACTAACTTCATCGGTTTTTGTTTTCTTTCAGCCTTGCTCCTATTTGCATATTTCAGCCGGATTTTAAAAAGTATATCCAAAGTCCGGTATTGGGGATATAACCAATAGCCTCTTTCAATTGTTATAGTGGGTGAATGGCTAATTTTGGCTACGCGCTTGCGGGTATTTTCCCGATTAATTTTTCGGATTTTTTAAAAAAATCCGATTTTAAATAAGTCTTTTGTAACTCAAATTCGTAATCGGTTTAAAGAACATCATTCTTTTACCGGATGATGCATTTCTAAACTTTTATTTTTATGACTAATAACGATAAAATAAATCAAGATAATCCGGATGTTATTTTAATTGGCGCCGGTATTATGAGTGCCACCTTGGGCATGATGATTAAAGTACTGGAACCGGATGTTACCGTAGAAATTTTTGAGCGACTGGACGTAGCCGCCGCGGAAAGTTCGGATGCCTGGAATAATGCAGGAACAGGCCACTCGGCGTTTTGCGAACTAAATTACACGCCCGAAAAACCGGATGGCTCTATTGATACGTCGAAAGCGGTTAATATTGCCGAATCTTTCGAAATATCGAAGCAATTCTGGGCTTTCCTGATTCAGAATAATTTAATCGACCTTCCGGAGTCTTTTATCCGGCGTATTCCGCACATGAGTTTTGTGTGGGGCGAGAAAAACGTAGAATATTTAAAAAAACGCCACGCTGCGCTTACCAAATGCCCGCTGTTTAAAGGCATGCAGTACTCCGAAGATTTAAACCAGCTTACCCAATGGATGCCTTTGATTATGGAAGGCCGCGACCCGAACCAAAAAGTAGCGGCTACCCGCATGGAAATTGGTACCGACGTGAACTTTGGCGCTTTAACCCGCAGCATGCTGGATTATTTAAAAGAACAAGACGGCGTTAAAATCCATTTTCACCACGAAGTACGCAAACTTAAAAAAACCGAAGATGGCCGTTGGCAGATTAAAGTAAAAGACTTAGCTACCGATGCCAAAAGAAAATTAAGCGCCCGGTTTGTGTTTATTGGCGCGGGGGGCGGTTCGTTGCCTTTGCTCGAAAAATCAGAAATTCCGGAAGGAAAAGGTTTTGGTGGTTTCCCGGTAAGTGGGCAATGGCTGGTGTGCACCAACCCCAATATTATAAACCGTCACCAGGCCAAAGTTTACGGTAAAGCTGCCGTAGGTTCGCCGCCCATGTCGGTACCGCACCTGGATACCCGGGTAATTAATAACGAGAAAGCTTTGTTGTTTGGTCCGTACGCCGGCTTTAGCACCAAATTTTTAAAACAAGGCTCTTACCTGGATTTACCTTTATCCATTAAAGCCAATAATTTACGCCCCATGATTATTGCGGGCATTAAAAACATACCTTTAACCCGGTACTTAATTAACCAGGTACGGCAATCGCCTGCCGACCGGTTAGCCGCTTTGCGCGAGTTTGTGCCGGAAGCCCGCATGGAAGACTGGAAACTCGAAACGGCTGGTCAGCGGGTACAGGTAATTAAAAAAGACGCGAAAAAAGGTGGGGTTCTGGAATTTGGTACCGAGGTAGTAAGTGCCGCCGATGGCTCTATTGCCGCTCTACTCGGGGCATCACCGGGAGCTTCTACGGCCGTTTCTATTATGCTGAGCTTGTTGCAACGGTGCTTCCCGGAACGGTTTAATACCGAAAAAGCGCAAACCAAAATTAAACAAATGATTCCTTCTTTCGGCGAATCGTTGAGTAAAAACGAGGCTCTTTTGGAAGAAGTGCGCAACATGACCCACGAAGTACTCGGAATTAAAGAAACCGAACCCGTGCAAATCTAAATCACGGATTTTTCCGGATTTAGCGGATAACACAGATGCTCATTCTACTTAATCGTAAATTTTTAATTTTTAATATTTTCAGAAAAGCAGAAAGGTGAACGTAATGGTTCACCTTTCTGCTTTTGTAGAAGATGCATAAGACCTTTCTTCTAATTTGAGAAAATCAGAAATTTAAAAAATTTGATAAATTGCACATTGATACAATCCGCGTAATCCGCTAAATCCGGGAAAATCCGTGATCTAGAAATCCACTGGAATTAATTTCTGGTAGGTTTTTAAATCGATGTGGTCTTGTTTCTCGAAAGGCCGCTCCGTAGGGGTAATTTTTAAAATTCGGGAAACTTTAAAATCGCGGTATTCTTGCCGCCAATGGCACCAGGCAATTAAATGCCAGCTAAAAGCGTAAAAAAGCAAACCAATCGGTTCGATGTAGCGCTTGCTAACTTCGCTTTTATTGTTTTTATAATCGAGCTGCACAATGGTTTTGTTTGAGATGGCGTTTTGCAGCACCGATAAGTACTCGTAATCGTTTTGTATGCAAGCTGGAAATTGGTACCGGATGTTGCTGGTTAGTATTTCGAGCTTCTCTTTTTGAGAACCCCGCAGCACCGAATTTATTTTGCTTAAAGCGCTGGAGTAATGCGTCTGAATGGATTTATCGGCAAATCCGTATACTAAACTTTCCATCAGCAGTAAGGCATTGGCTTCTTCGCAGGAAAAGGAAATAGGCGGCAGAAAATAGCCTTGCACAATAAAATAGCCTTTATTTTGCTCAAAACTTACCGGTATGCCCTGCTCACCCAAAGCTTTTACGTCGCGGTAAACCGTGCGCACGCTAATGCCAAACTTATCGGCTATTTTTTCGGCGGTAACGTATTTTTTAGATTGCAACAAAGTTAATATGCCAAATAAGCGATCAATCCGGTTCATTGGAGGTTTATTAAATTTGTGAGTATCTATTTTCTTTTAAAGCCTTTTTCTACTTATAAATCTTTAGGTATTAAGATTATAAGTCTTGGTAGAAGCAGCAAATCTGGCTTAGGTCTGGAGGAATAAAGATAAATATTTTATCGCACGCAAGCACTAAATTGCTAAATTACTTAGTTAATTTTTTTAATTTAATAATCTTGACTGCGGCTGATAAGGCAAATTCAGGAACTAATATTAAATCGTTCTGCGCTCAATTATAGAAGAAAACTAGGCTATCAAATTTTTAAATTTTTTAAAATTTGATAGCCTAGTTTTCTTCTATTTAACTTAAGCAAGTTAAACCAATTAGCTAGTTGCTACCGTTATTTGCTTTAAACCTTTAGCTTGCAATATAGCCATTGCTCCTACCCATACTGCTACCGCCGCAATTAAAAAGTAACCAATTGTGCTAAAATGGAACCATTGCGGTACTAAAATAATGGCGCTTTCAACTACCCAAAGAATATCCAGGGCAATTATAAATTTTACCTAGCCTTTCTGCACGATGGGTTTACGACTCTGCACCAAAACAAAACCAGCAAACAGCAACAAGAAAATGCCGACGGCTACAAAAGGCAAGGTTTTGGGCGCACCGAATAATTCTGCAATATAACCGGGAAAAAGCAATAGCAACAAGGCAGTGGCTCCAGAACTTAAAGCATTAATTAATAATACTGATTTTAAGCTTGTTATTGTTTTCATAATTGTATTTTTTAGTGTACTCAAAACTAGCTACCCTCCTAAGCTATTAGTTGATATTTTGCGACAAAATGAAAATTGCAGCCCTGCATTTACATAATTTTTTAGAGTACGCCCAAATCCGGGGAGTTCTGGTACCCAAGTTGGCAGCCGGTAATACTGCAGCACCAGCTAATGCCACCGACGACTTGTTAATGATACCGGAACCGGATTTTTATGCTGCTTTAAAACAGGCGCACCAGCAAATACAAGATGATTTGTGGGGCATAAAAGCCGGCAATTACCTGACCTTAAAGTTACTGGGATTGATTTACCAGATATCGCTGCAAGCCACCACCTTGGAAGAAGCTTTCCATTACCTGCATTCGTATTTGCAAACTACCTTGCCCCTTTTAGCTACTTTCACCCAGGTAACCCAAGAGCAGGCTACCATTACCCTCCAGATTAACAACCACGAAGAACAACTAAACCGGGTGATCATGGAAAATGTGCTTACCATTATTTCCCGGGAAATTACCATGATGGTTAGTGGCGAGGTAGAATTTACTTTAAGCTCTCCGTTTTGGCATTCTTCTTACCCGAAAAACTGGGTATATGGTGCCACTTACAGCATTTCTTTTGCACCGATTACCTTAAAAGCGGCCATTCGTAAACGCTCGGAAGAAAAGCTGGAAATTTTAATACCGGAGTACATCAAGC
The sequence above is a segment of the Adhaeribacter swui genome. Coding sequences within it:
- a CDS encoding AraC family transcriptional regulator, producing MKIAALHLHNFLEYAQIRGVLVPKLAAGNTAAPANATDDLLMIPEPDFYAALKQAHQQIQDDLWGIKAGNYLTLKLLGLIYQISLQATTLEEAFHYLHSYLQTTLPLLATFTQVTQEQATITLQINNHEEQLNRVIMENVLTIISREITMMVSGEVEFTLSSPFWHSSYPKNWVYGATYSISFAPITLKAAIRKRSEEKLEILIPEYIKLLEVLKAADSNFPNQVKITMLALSDPLLPDIAAVSETLCLTPRTLQRRLERENSSYRLLSQDLKKQICSFLLQHQEYSVTNLAYVLGYAEPAAFIHSFKKWFGDSPDRIRRKKWNAASLK
- a CDS encoding D-2-hydroxyacid dehydrogenase — encoded protein: MKIAFLDTKTMGDIPNLEKLREFGEVSLYATTDPSETLARVKDQDVVITNKVVLDKDTLENSPNLKLICVAATGMNNIDLTAAQDLNITVKNAVDYSTHSVAQLTFALLLQLINNIPYFDNYVKLGGYSESDIFTHLGPSYFEISGKQFGIIGLGNIGRQVAKIAAAFGAKVVYYSTSGKNHNPDYERLELNEFLATSDIISIHAPLSGKTRNLMAYPQLQQMKKSALLINVGRGGIVDENDLAKALNDDLIAGAGLDVFAAEPIKPDNPLLKINNPAKLVLTPHIAWSSHEARILLMDKVLQNIRDFFKIDGVHS
- a CDS encoding glycerate kinase family protein, which produces MHVVISPNAFKHSLSGLEVANAIKAGLEESNIDATYFIFPVADGGEGMLEILVNHWQGTYRQVAVLDPLLRPITATFGLVNQGKTAVIELAQASGLKHLTSTEPDPLQASTYGTGQLVKAALDAGVQEILIGVGNSATVDGGTGLLQALGVQFYDEQDQQLPPGAASLRQLARIDLTELDSRLETCEITVVCDVDNPLLGPKGAAFVFGPQKGADEKAVVLLENALTNLAQIIQQQFNKQIAHLPHGGAAGGTAAGLAAILNAKLVPGTEYILQKTNFRELLNNADLLITAEGGLDEQTLAGKGPYGVAKLAKNLKIPVVALAGQMPVDLNLKDFHYFDAVFPIGTGPVPLTEAIAHTAVNLKRTACQVGKLLLLPVNTRKT
- a CDS encoding malate:quinone oxidoreductase; translation: MTNNDKINQDNPDVILIGAGIMSATLGMMIKVLEPDVTVEIFERLDVAAAESSDAWNNAGTGHSAFCELNYTPEKPDGSIDTSKAVNIAESFEISKQFWAFLIQNNLIDLPESFIRRIPHMSFVWGEKNVEYLKKRHAALTKCPLFKGMQYSEDLNQLTQWMPLIMEGRDPNQKVAATRMEIGTDVNFGALTRSMLDYLKEQDGVKIHFHHEVRKLKKTEDGRWQIKVKDLATDAKRKLSARFVFIGAGGGSLPLLEKSEIPEGKGFGGFPVSGQWLVCTNPNIINRHQAKVYGKAAVGSPPMSVPHLDTRVINNEKALLFGPYAGFSTKFLKQGSYLDLPLSIKANNLRPMIIAGIKNIPLTRYLINQVRQSPADRLAALREFVPEARMEDWKLETAGQRVQVIKKDAKKGGVLEFGTEVVSAADGSIAALLGASPGASTAVSIMLSLLQRCFPERFNTEKAQTKIKQMIPSFGESLSKNEALLEEVRNMTHEVLGIKETEPVQI
- a CDS encoding helix-turn-helix transcriptional regulator, yielding MNRIDRLFGILTLLQSKKYVTAEKIADKFGISVRTVYRDVKALGEQGIPVSFEQNKGYFIVQGYFLPPISFSCEEANALLLMESLVYGFADKSIQTHYSSALSKINSVLRGSQKEKLEILTSNIRYQFPACIQNDYEYLSVLQNAISNKTIVQLDYKNNKSEVSKRYIEPIGLLFYAFSWHLIAWCHWRQEYRDFKVSRILKITPTERPFEKQDHIDLKTYQKLIPVDF